In Capsicum annuum cultivar UCD-10X-F1 chromosome 7, UCD10Xv1.1, whole genome shotgun sequence, one genomic interval encodes:
- the LOC107878019 gene encoding rRNA (cytosine-C(5))-methyltransferase NOP2C isoform X4, whose protein sequence is MQKGRDYFIKAIRRSFSSTPSPISQMDQSTRYRYGPALKWNPMVEEYFVKAYGADRFARISTALTCPSCYSCIRVNTLKSTSDTVIEKLLEIFKERGMCNVAVQECIGSAESLKAIKCISKCQYPGLDYVVFIKGSGPHAIHYGDNEGKPLKEVIVSRKCAEAVLRGAQVYVPGVLACSAHVERGDEVAVSVAVEQAGPDGGWGIAMTRGSVLQGSQADPYYFERDGFYIGQATAMMSRAEMFRVSEGVAVDMKERVFRLPSFYDLLEGEIFLQNLPSIITAHALDPQPGERILDMCAAPGGKTTAIASLMKDKGEVVAVDRSHNKVLGIQKLAAEMGLSCISTYKLDALKSVCRGAEFDSLPNTCSVENVQTTRATDVLSTGIDGCDAQLLSQTNFIDLQLKDGQYTSKAELRKRIRQLKNGPGRNHTAGGRVEKSKGFSPNSFDRVLLDAPCSALGLRPRLFAGEETIDSLRRHAKYQRRMFDQAVQLVRPGGVLVYSTIQKLEDPALLVVVNCPMDLLRNG, encoded by the exons ATGCAGAAAGGGAGGGACTACTTCATCAAAGCCATTCGTCGAAGCTTCAGCAGCACTCCCAGTCCCATTTCTCAG ATGGATCAATCAACGCGTTATCGTTATGGTCCAGCTTTGAAATGGAACCCTATGGTTGAAGAATACTTCGTCAAAGCATATGGAGCTGATCGTTTTGCTCGTATTTCTACTGCACTCAC GTGCCCATCATGTTACTCTTGTATACGGGTGAATACGCTCAAATCAACAAGTGATACTGTTATCGAGAAGCTTTTGGAAATTTTCAAGGAAAGAGGAATGTGCAATGTCGCAGTTCAAGAATGCATTGGAAGTGCAGAATCTCTTAAGGCAATCAAATGCATCTCGAAGTGTCAATATCCTGGCTTGGATTATGTAGTTTTTATTAAAGGTTCAGGACCGCATGCTATTCATTATGGGGACAACGAAGGCAAACCTCTCAAGGAGGTAATTGTGAGCCGAAAGTGTGCAGAGGCAGTTCTTCGTGGTGCCCAA GTTTATGTGCCTGGTGTTTTGGCATGCAGTGCTCATGTCGAAAGAGGTGATGAAGTCGCAGTTTCAGTTGCTGTGGAACAGGCTGGTCCAGATGGTGGATGGGGTATTGCAATGACACGCGGGAGTGTTCTACAAGGATCACAAGCAG ATCCTTATTATTTTGAAAGAGATGGCTTCTACATTGGCCAAGCAACAGCAATGATGTCAAGAGCTGAGATGTTTCGTGTATCTGAAGGAGTTGCAGTGGATATGAAGGAAAGAGTATTTAGACTACCCTCCTTTTATG ATTTGCTCGAGGGTGAGATTTTTCTTCAGAACCTGCCAAGCATAATAACTGCACATGCCTTAG ATCCTCAACCAGGAGAAAGAATATTGGACATGTGTGCAGCTCCAGGGGGGAAAACCACAGCAATAGCAAGCCTTATGAAGGACAAAGGGGAGGTTGTTGCTGTTGATAGATCTCATAATAAG GTGCTTGGTATTCAGAAATTGGCGGCTGAGATGGGTTTAAGCTGTATATCTACATATAAGCTTGATGCACTGAAGTCTGTTTGCCGTGGAGCTGAATTTGATAGTTTGCCAAACACATGCAGTGTTGAGAATGTTCAAACCACGCGAGCAACAGATGTATTATCCACTGGTATAGATGGATGTGATGCACAGTTGCTGTCCCAAACGAATT TCATTGATTTGCAGCTGAAGGATGGTCAGTACACTAGTAAAGCTGAACTACGGAAACGTATTAGGCAACTAAAAAATGGGCCAGGAAGGAATCACACTGCAGGTGGGAGGGTTGAAAAGTCTAAAGGGTTTTCTCCCAATAGCTTTGATCGTGTGCTGCTTGATGCTCCTTGCTCTGCATTAGGTTTAAGACCTCGTCTCTTTGCGGGAGAG GAGACAATTGATTCCTTGAGGAGGCATGCCAAGTATCAGAGACGAATGTTTGACCAAGCTGTTCAGCTTGTTCGCCCAGGTGGAGTCCTTGTCTATTCCAC TATCCAAAAGTTGGAGGACCCGGCCTTACTGGTAGTTGTCAATTGCCCGATGGATTTGTTGA GGAATGGTTAA
- the LOC107878019 gene encoding rRNA (cytosine-C(5))-methyltransferase NOP2C isoform X3, translating to MQKGRDYFIKAIRRSFSSTPSPISQMDQSTRYRYGPALKWNPMVEEYFVKAYGADRFARISTALTCPSCYSCIRVNTLKSTSDTVIEKLLEIFKERGMCNVAVQECIGSAESLKAIKCISKCQYPGLDYVVFIKGSGPHAIHYGDNEGKPLKEVIVSRKCAEAVLRGAQVYVPGVLACSAHVERGDEVAVSVAVEQAGPDGGWGIAMTRGSVLQGSQADPYYFERDGFYIGQATAMMSRAEMFRVSEGVAVDMKERVFRLPSFYDLLEGEIFLQNLPSIITAHALGEWQTINLVDHYALRSNDVIDPQPGERILDMCAAPGGKTTAIASLMKDKGEVVAVDRSHNKVLGIQKLAAEMGLSCISTYKLDALKSVCRGAEFDSLPNTCSVENVQTTRATDVLSTGIDGCDAQLLSQTNFIDLQLKDGQYTSKAELRKRIRQLKNGPGRNHTAGGRVEKSKGFSPNSFDRVLLDAPCSALGLRPRLFAGEETIDSLRRHAKYQRRMFDQAVQLVRPGGVLVYSTIQKLEDPALLVVVNCPMDLLRNG from the exons ATGCAGAAAGGGAGGGACTACTTCATCAAAGCCATTCGTCGAAGCTTCAGCAGCACTCCCAGTCCCATTTCTCAG ATGGATCAATCAACGCGTTATCGTTATGGTCCAGCTTTGAAATGGAACCCTATGGTTGAAGAATACTTCGTCAAAGCATATGGAGCTGATCGTTTTGCTCGTATTTCTACTGCACTCAC GTGCCCATCATGTTACTCTTGTATACGGGTGAATACGCTCAAATCAACAAGTGATACTGTTATCGAGAAGCTTTTGGAAATTTTCAAGGAAAGAGGAATGTGCAATGTCGCAGTTCAAGAATGCATTGGAAGTGCAGAATCTCTTAAGGCAATCAAATGCATCTCGAAGTGTCAATATCCTGGCTTGGATTATGTAGTTTTTATTAAAGGTTCAGGACCGCATGCTATTCATTATGGGGACAACGAAGGCAAACCTCTCAAGGAGGTAATTGTGAGCCGAAAGTGTGCAGAGGCAGTTCTTCGTGGTGCCCAA GTTTATGTGCCTGGTGTTTTGGCATGCAGTGCTCATGTCGAAAGAGGTGATGAAGTCGCAGTTTCAGTTGCTGTGGAACAGGCTGGTCCAGATGGTGGATGGGGTATTGCAATGACACGCGGGAGTGTTCTACAAGGATCACAAGCAG ATCCTTATTATTTTGAAAGAGATGGCTTCTACATTGGCCAAGCAACAGCAATGATGTCAAGAGCTGAGATGTTTCGTGTATCTGAAGGAGTTGCAGTGGATATGAAGGAAAGAGTATTTAGACTACCCTCCTTTTATG ATTTGCTCGAGGGTGAGATTTTTCTTCAGAACCTGCCAAGCATAATAACTGCACATGCCTTAG GGGAATGGCAAACAATTAATTTGGTTGATCATTACGCTTTAAGATCAAATGATGTAATTG ATCCTCAACCAGGAGAAAGAATATTGGACATGTGTGCAGCTCCAGGGGGGAAAACCACAGCAATAGCAAGCCTTATGAAGGACAAAGGGGAGGTTGTTGCTGTTGATAGATCTCATAATAAG GTGCTTGGTATTCAGAAATTGGCGGCTGAGATGGGTTTAAGCTGTATATCTACATATAAGCTTGATGCACTGAAGTCTGTTTGCCGTGGAGCTGAATTTGATAGTTTGCCAAACACATGCAGTGTTGAGAATGTTCAAACCACGCGAGCAACAGATGTATTATCCACTGGTATAGATGGATGTGATGCACAGTTGCTGTCCCAAACGAATT TCATTGATTTGCAGCTGAAGGATGGTCAGTACACTAGTAAAGCTGAACTACGGAAACGTATTAGGCAACTAAAAAATGGGCCAGGAAGGAATCACACTGCAGGTGGGAGGGTTGAAAAGTCTAAAGGGTTTTCTCCCAATAGCTTTGATCGTGTGCTGCTTGATGCTCCTTGCTCTGCATTAGGTTTAAGACCTCGTCTCTTTGCGGGAGAG GAGACAATTGATTCCTTGAGGAGGCATGCCAAGTATCAGAGACGAATGTTTGACCAAGCTGTTCAGCTTGTTCGCCCAGGTGGAGTCCTTGTCTATTCCAC TATCCAAAAGTTGGAGGACCCGGCCTTACTGGTAGTTGTCAATTGCCCGATGGATTTGTTGA GGAATGGTTAA
- the LOC107878019 gene encoding rRNA (cytosine-C(5))-methyltransferase NOP2C isoform X1 has protein sequence MQKGRDYFIKAIRRSFSSTPSPISQMDQSTRYRYGPALKWNPMVEEYFVKAYGADRFARISTALTCPSCYSCIRVNTLKSTSDTVIEKLLEIFKERGMCNVAVQECIGSAESLKAIKCISKCQYPGLDYVVFIKGSGPHAIHYGDNEGKPLKEVIVSRKCAEAVLRGAQVYVPGVLACSAHVERGDEVAVSVAVEQAGPDGGWGIAMTRGSVLQGSQADPYYFERDGFYIGQATAMMSRAEMFRVSEGVAVDMKERVFRLPSFYDLLEGEIFLQNLPSIITAHALGEWQTINLVDHYALRSNDVIDPQPGERILDMCAAPGGKTTAIASLMKDKGEVVAVDRSHNKVLGIQKLAAEMGLSCISTYKLDALKSVCRGAEFDSLPNTCSVENVQTTRATDVLSTGIDGCDAQLLSQTNFIDLQLKDGQYTSKAELRKRIRQLKNGPGRNHTAGGRVEKSKGFSPNSFDRVLLDAPCSALGLRPRLFAGEETIDSLRRHAKYQRRMFDQAVQLVRPGGVLVYSTCTINPGENESLVRYALDTYEFLSLASQYPKVGGPGLTGSCQLPDGFVEEWLKPGEENFVQRFDPSSDLDTIGFFIAKFSVGLKN, from the exons ATGCAGAAAGGGAGGGACTACTTCATCAAAGCCATTCGTCGAAGCTTCAGCAGCACTCCCAGTCCCATTTCTCAG ATGGATCAATCAACGCGTTATCGTTATGGTCCAGCTTTGAAATGGAACCCTATGGTTGAAGAATACTTCGTCAAAGCATATGGAGCTGATCGTTTTGCTCGTATTTCTACTGCACTCAC GTGCCCATCATGTTACTCTTGTATACGGGTGAATACGCTCAAATCAACAAGTGATACTGTTATCGAGAAGCTTTTGGAAATTTTCAAGGAAAGAGGAATGTGCAATGTCGCAGTTCAAGAATGCATTGGAAGTGCAGAATCTCTTAAGGCAATCAAATGCATCTCGAAGTGTCAATATCCTGGCTTGGATTATGTAGTTTTTATTAAAGGTTCAGGACCGCATGCTATTCATTATGGGGACAACGAAGGCAAACCTCTCAAGGAGGTAATTGTGAGCCGAAAGTGTGCAGAGGCAGTTCTTCGTGGTGCCCAA GTTTATGTGCCTGGTGTTTTGGCATGCAGTGCTCATGTCGAAAGAGGTGATGAAGTCGCAGTTTCAGTTGCTGTGGAACAGGCTGGTCCAGATGGTGGATGGGGTATTGCAATGACACGCGGGAGTGTTCTACAAGGATCACAAGCAG ATCCTTATTATTTTGAAAGAGATGGCTTCTACATTGGCCAAGCAACAGCAATGATGTCAAGAGCTGAGATGTTTCGTGTATCTGAAGGAGTTGCAGTGGATATGAAGGAAAGAGTATTTAGACTACCCTCCTTTTATG ATTTGCTCGAGGGTGAGATTTTTCTTCAGAACCTGCCAAGCATAATAACTGCACATGCCTTAG GGGAATGGCAAACAATTAATTTGGTTGATCATTACGCTTTAAGATCAAATGATGTAATTG ATCCTCAACCAGGAGAAAGAATATTGGACATGTGTGCAGCTCCAGGGGGGAAAACCACAGCAATAGCAAGCCTTATGAAGGACAAAGGGGAGGTTGTTGCTGTTGATAGATCTCATAATAAG GTGCTTGGTATTCAGAAATTGGCGGCTGAGATGGGTTTAAGCTGTATATCTACATATAAGCTTGATGCACTGAAGTCTGTTTGCCGTGGAGCTGAATTTGATAGTTTGCCAAACACATGCAGTGTTGAGAATGTTCAAACCACGCGAGCAACAGATGTATTATCCACTGGTATAGATGGATGTGATGCACAGTTGCTGTCCCAAACGAATT TCATTGATTTGCAGCTGAAGGATGGTCAGTACACTAGTAAAGCTGAACTACGGAAACGTATTAGGCAACTAAAAAATGGGCCAGGAAGGAATCACACTGCAGGTGGGAGGGTTGAAAAGTCTAAAGGGTTTTCTCCCAATAGCTTTGATCGTGTGCTGCTTGATGCTCCTTGCTCTGCATTAGGTTTAAGACCTCGTCTCTTTGCGGGAGAG GAGACAATTGATTCCTTGAGGAGGCATGCCAAGTATCAGAGACGAATGTTTGACCAAGCTGTTCAGCTTGTTCGCCCAGGTGGAGTCCTTGTCTATTCCAC ATGTACGATAAACCCTGGTGAGAATGAATCTTTGGTTCGATATGCATTGGACACATATGAGTTTCTCTCGTTGGCATCTCAG TATCCAAAAGTTGGAGGACCCGGCCTTACTGGTAGTTGTCAATTGCCCGATGGATTTGTTGA GGAATGGTTAAAGCCCGGTGAAGAAAATTTTGTTCAGAGATTTGATCCGTCATCCGACCTGGATACAATAGGATTTTTCATAGCAAAGTTTAGCGTCGGACTCAAAAACTGA
- the LOC107878019 gene encoding rRNA (cytosine-C(5))-methyltransferase NOP2C isoform X2 has translation MQKGRDYFIKAIRRSFSSTPSPISQMDQSTRYRYGPALKWNPMVEEYFVKAYGADRFARISTALTCPSCYSCIRVNTLKSTSDTVIEKLLEIFKERGMCNVAVQECIGSAESLKAIKCISKCQYPGLDYVVFIKGSGPHAIHYGDNEGKPLKEVIVSRKCAEAVLRGAQVYVPGVLACSAHVERGDEVAVSVAVEQAGPDGGWGIAMTRGSVLQGSQADPYYFERDGFYIGQATAMMSRAEMFRVSEGVAVDMKERVFRLPSFYDLLEGEIFLQNLPSIITAHALDPQPGERILDMCAAPGGKTTAIASLMKDKGEVVAVDRSHNKVLGIQKLAAEMGLSCISTYKLDALKSVCRGAEFDSLPNTCSVENVQTTRATDVLSTGIDGCDAQLLSQTNFIDLQLKDGQYTSKAELRKRIRQLKNGPGRNHTAGGRVEKSKGFSPNSFDRVLLDAPCSALGLRPRLFAGEETIDSLRRHAKYQRRMFDQAVQLVRPGGVLVYSTCTINPGENESLVRYALDTYEFLSLASQYPKVGGPGLTGSCQLPDGFVEEWLKPGEENFVQRFDPSSDLDTIGFFIAKFSVGLKN, from the exons ATGCAGAAAGGGAGGGACTACTTCATCAAAGCCATTCGTCGAAGCTTCAGCAGCACTCCCAGTCCCATTTCTCAG ATGGATCAATCAACGCGTTATCGTTATGGTCCAGCTTTGAAATGGAACCCTATGGTTGAAGAATACTTCGTCAAAGCATATGGAGCTGATCGTTTTGCTCGTATTTCTACTGCACTCAC GTGCCCATCATGTTACTCTTGTATACGGGTGAATACGCTCAAATCAACAAGTGATACTGTTATCGAGAAGCTTTTGGAAATTTTCAAGGAAAGAGGAATGTGCAATGTCGCAGTTCAAGAATGCATTGGAAGTGCAGAATCTCTTAAGGCAATCAAATGCATCTCGAAGTGTCAATATCCTGGCTTGGATTATGTAGTTTTTATTAAAGGTTCAGGACCGCATGCTATTCATTATGGGGACAACGAAGGCAAACCTCTCAAGGAGGTAATTGTGAGCCGAAAGTGTGCAGAGGCAGTTCTTCGTGGTGCCCAA GTTTATGTGCCTGGTGTTTTGGCATGCAGTGCTCATGTCGAAAGAGGTGATGAAGTCGCAGTTTCAGTTGCTGTGGAACAGGCTGGTCCAGATGGTGGATGGGGTATTGCAATGACACGCGGGAGTGTTCTACAAGGATCACAAGCAG ATCCTTATTATTTTGAAAGAGATGGCTTCTACATTGGCCAAGCAACAGCAATGATGTCAAGAGCTGAGATGTTTCGTGTATCTGAAGGAGTTGCAGTGGATATGAAGGAAAGAGTATTTAGACTACCCTCCTTTTATG ATTTGCTCGAGGGTGAGATTTTTCTTCAGAACCTGCCAAGCATAATAACTGCACATGCCTTAG ATCCTCAACCAGGAGAAAGAATATTGGACATGTGTGCAGCTCCAGGGGGGAAAACCACAGCAATAGCAAGCCTTATGAAGGACAAAGGGGAGGTTGTTGCTGTTGATAGATCTCATAATAAG GTGCTTGGTATTCAGAAATTGGCGGCTGAGATGGGTTTAAGCTGTATATCTACATATAAGCTTGATGCACTGAAGTCTGTTTGCCGTGGAGCTGAATTTGATAGTTTGCCAAACACATGCAGTGTTGAGAATGTTCAAACCACGCGAGCAACAGATGTATTATCCACTGGTATAGATGGATGTGATGCACAGTTGCTGTCCCAAACGAATT TCATTGATTTGCAGCTGAAGGATGGTCAGTACACTAGTAAAGCTGAACTACGGAAACGTATTAGGCAACTAAAAAATGGGCCAGGAAGGAATCACACTGCAGGTGGGAGGGTTGAAAAGTCTAAAGGGTTTTCTCCCAATAGCTTTGATCGTGTGCTGCTTGATGCTCCTTGCTCTGCATTAGGTTTAAGACCTCGTCTCTTTGCGGGAGAG GAGACAATTGATTCCTTGAGGAGGCATGCCAAGTATCAGAGACGAATGTTTGACCAAGCTGTTCAGCTTGTTCGCCCAGGTGGAGTCCTTGTCTATTCCAC ATGTACGATAAACCCTGGTGAGAATGAATCTTTGGTTCGATATGCATTGGACACATATGAGTTTCTCTCGTTGGCATCTCAG TATCCAAAAGTTGGAGGACCCGGCCTTACTGGTAGTTGTCAATTGCCCGATGGATTTGTTGA GGAATGGTTAAAGCCCGGTGAAGAAAATTTTGTTCAGAGATTTGATCCGTCATCCGACCTGGATACAATAGGATTTTTCATAGCAAAGTTTAGCGTCGGACTCAAAAACTGA